In the genome of Mucilaginibacter sp. 14171R-50, the window TGTTAACAAAATGTCGCCTTCTACCAGGTAACCGTCCTTCACTTTCCTCACCTGATCGGTACTAAAGCCAAGGTCGGTAATGTTTTTTAATACAGCTGCAGATACGCCGTTTTGAGCAACCGGGGTTGCATCTGTGCTTTTGTTGTCTTTTGTACAGGCAAATAAAACGCTTGCGCCTAAAACCGCGGTAATACCGGTTTTAAATAATAATCTTGTTTTCATGTGTTTGAAAGTTGTTTAGTTTTAGATAAGTTTTAATTATAGATGTAGTTTAGCCGGCCAGCTATTTTTTGTATACGAAAGACATTTAAATAAGGTTTCATTTCAGTTAACAAAAAAATTACAATTTTCTTACAAAATAAATTTAAAGATGCGGCAAGCCCTTATATCGCAATTTAAAGCAATATTTAGCCGGCCTTGGCAGGATAGCAAGGTGAAATTTAATTATTAGGAAATGTCTGAATGACGGGTAAAACGGCTTAGAAATTAAAAGGGCTTTCAAAATCCTTAAAAGCGGGCTGCACCTGGTCTTTGGCAGATAACAGGGCGTCTTTTTCGGCAATACCCCAGCCTATAGCCAATTCCGGGTCGTTCCAGGCTACGCCAATTTCTGATGCTTTGTTGTAAAGGCCGCCGCTTACTTTATAAATAAAAACGGTATCGTTAACCAGCGTCAAAAAACCGTGTACACAGCCCGGCGGAACCCAAAGCTGTAGTTTGTTTTGGGCCGATAGTTCGTACGCTACATGACGGCCATACGTGGGCGATCCCTTACGGGCATCAACGGCTACATCTAAAACAGCGCCCTGCACCACCCTCACCAGTTTGCCCTGCGCGTGTGGTGGCGCCTGGGCATGCAGGCCCCGCACGGTGTTTTTTTGTGATAAGGACTGATTATCCTGTACAAAATCCGCATGTATCCCCGCTTCTTCAAAAGCCCGTTTGCTGTAGCTTTCAAAAAAGTAGCCCCTGTCGTCAGGAAAAACCCTTGGCTCAACAAGGAATACGCCGGGTATAATGGTTTCGGTAAGCGTCATTTAGTCAACCGTTTTCATTAAGGTATTGAACAGTACAAAACGCTCGTTAAATTGCTGCTGATGTAAATCCTGGAACTTAAATAAATGGGTGCGATAATACTCCTGGAACTGCTCTATAGTATCGGCATTAAATTGTATGCAGTAAGTGATGCCATCGTTAGGCGAATCGATAATGGTGAGCAACCGGTACGAGCTGAAGCAGCCTGTTGCCATAACGGCCGGTATATGCACATTTTTTATCCAGTCGAGCCACTCCTGTTCAACGGTTTCATCTAAAATTACGGTGTCGTTGTAAACTATCATGCGGTAAAAATACAACTTTGATTACACAGATTGGGATTGATTGCACCGATTTATGCGCCGTTACAGCGTATGCAAATGTTACAATTGCGCTTGCAGTTAACTAATCTCTGATCACAAAACTCTAATCTCTGTCAGCTCGCATCATTCTTGTCGCCCCTTAGCAGCCTGAACCTTTTGCGGGCATCGTTCAGCCAAAGGCTGCCTGGGTAATCAGTAATTATCTTTTGATAATAGGTTTTAGCAATGGCGGCGTCGTTCAACTTTGTTTCGTAGATATCACCCAGCATAAATACGGCATCATCGGCCCAAAGGTCATAGCTGTGGTTTTCGGCAATGTTCTTTAACAGCACTACCGCGTTGGGATAATTTTTTTGCTGTATCATGATACGGGCTTTCGCCATTAGTATATCCGCTTCAAGAGCGTTGCCCGGATATTTTTTATCAATACTATCCAGTGTAAGCAGGGCCTTTTCGGTCTGCCCGGCAAATATCAGCAGGTCGGCCCTGGCGTATATCTTCAGGGCGTTGCCGCTGCTGTCGGCGTTGAGGTTATCGGTTATCAATAACGACAGGTTAAGCGCATCGTTAGCTATAAGCTGCGTGGTGGCGGCCTTTAATATATCAAGCTGACGGCGCGCCCAGTTAAAGTCACCGGTATAATAGGCCATTTTGGCGTTCCGTAACATAGCATCCTGTGCTAAGGCGGTATTGGGGTTGTCTTTTTCTACCTGGCTGTATAACAGGGTGGCATCCCAGGGCTGGTTGTTTAACAGGTAAACATCTGCCAGGTCAAGCTTACAGGCGGCTACAAGGGCGGGCCTAACGCCGGGTATGGCGATGGCGCTCTCTAACAATGTTTGCGCATCTTTAAGCTTATGCAGCTTAAAAGCCTGCAGGTTGGCCAGCTTTTGCATGGCAAAAACGGTGCCCCGGTTGCGGCCTATCTCGTTCAGCAGGTCGTTATAATCTTTTTCGAGCCCCAGCAGGTCGGCCTGTACATACTGGCCCGATGTTACCTTTAAGTTTTTGGTGTTAATAAGCTCTATTTTAGCTGATATATAATTTTGGTCGGCCTTATTGCCCTGGCTTATAATGTATTCGTAGCCCCGTATGGCCGCGTCATAAGCTTCGGCAGCAACCAGCGTTCGGCAAAGCTCAAATATATCAGAGCCATCGCTGTTTTGCCGGCGGCTTAATGCCAACGCCTGGTTAATGGCCATATCATAGTCTTTTTGCTGTATAAACTGCCATATAAGCAGGTTGGTATAAACTACCTGCTGCGGGTCTTTCTGAATGCGCCTTAGCAGGGCGGTTTTCAGCATGTCGTAGTCCCCGGGCCCCTCATAAACGGCTGCCAACGTACCTTCGGCCTGGGTTACAAATACCGGGTTGGTGGGTAAAAAATTCAGGTACTCCTCAGTAAGCGCGGCTTTATCGCGTTTGTAACGATAAAGAGTTATCAGCTCAAAAGCAAAAGCGGCATCATTATGTAACAGTTTACGCCCCTGCAAAAATATCCTGATGGCATAATCGGTATTGGCGCTCTGGTAAAACTGCGATGCAATGGCCGATATGGCGCCTTGATCGGCAGGCATGTTTTTGATCAGGTTATCATATAGTTCATCTGCTTTAGCGGTGTTGCCCTGCTGCGTATAAATCGAGCCAAGCGCAATGGTATATTCGTTGTTGCCCGGGTATTTGCGTAACATTTTTTTGGTGATGCTTTCGGCTTCATCAAATTTTTTAAAGTTTACCAGGGTGTTAAAATATTGCTGGTAATAGGCTTCATTATCCTGTTTAAACAGCTTTTGATAAATATCAAGGGCCTTTTGCTCTTCGCCGTTGGCAGCGTATTGCCGCGCCAGCAACAGGTCGTTATTCTGGGCCAAAAGTTTTGTGACGCAAATAAGTGTCAGCAGCATAAATACATACAGTCGCTTCATTCTTTTTTTATATTTTAGCTTGCCGCGGATATATAATATGTAACGCGATGCACGGGTAAAATTGTAGTGACATAGCTATATAAATAACTTAATTAACTAATTTGACCTCTATTAACAATTAGGATCAATCAGATGCAGGGTCGTTTAAGATCATTTTTATTTATTGCCGTTACGCTGTTTATTTGTGCCTGTAACCGAAACGAGGTAAGGCAAATACCTGTCAGCTCTTTTTTTAAGACACCCCAAAGAACTTACTTTAAAATATCGCCCGATGGCAAATATATATCCTATTTAAAGCCTTATAAAGATAAACAAAATATATACATCCAATCGCTGGCAACGGGGGCCGAACAACGGGCCACAGGCTTTACCGACTATTCGGTACGCGATTATACCTGGACCTTTAATAACCAGATAGTGCTTACACAGGATATAATAGCGGTAGATGAGTTTAAGTTGTATACACTTGATATTGCCACGCTGAAAGTAAAAAAGCTGCTTAACCTGGAAAAAGCACGAATACGCATACTTAACCGTAACCGCCAGCAGCCCGATGTTATTACCGTTGCCATGAACAAGCGCGACCCCGTCAACTTTGATGTGTACCGCCTGAA includes:
- the rfbC gene encoding dTDP-4-dehydrorhamnose 3,5-epimerase; its protein translation is MTLTETIIPGVFLVEPRVFPDDRGYFFESYSKRAFEEAGIHADFVQDNQSLSQKNTVRGLHAQAPPHAQGKLVRVVQGAVLDVAVDARKGSPTYGRHVAYELSAQNKLQLWVPPGCVHGFLTLVNDTVFIYKVSGGLYNKASEIGVAWNDPELAIGWGIAEKDALLSAKDQVQPAFKDFESPFNF
- a CDS encoding DUF4286 family protein — translated: MIVYNDTVILDETVEQEWLDWIKNVHIPAVMATGCFSSYRLLTIIDSPNDGITYCIQFNADTIEQFQEYYRTHLFKFQDLHQQQFNERFVLFNTLMKTVD
- a CDS encoding tetratricopeptide repeat protein yields the protein MKRLYVFMLLTLICVTKLLAQNNDLLLARQYAANGEEQKALDIYQKLFKQDNEAYYQQYFNTLVNFKKFDEAESITKKMLRKYPGNNEYTIALGSIYTQQGNTAKADELYDNLIKNMPADQGAISAIASQFYQSANTDYAIRIFLQGRKLLHNDAAFAFELITLYRYKRDKAALTEEYLNFLPTNPVFVTQAEGTLAAVYEGPGDYDMLKTALLRRIQKDPQQVVYTNLLIWQFIQQKDYDMAINQALALSRRQNSDGSDIFELCRTLVAAEAYDAAIRGYEYIISQGNKADQNYISAKIELINTKNLKVTSGQYVQADLLGLEKDYNDLLNEIGRNRGTVFAMQKLANLQAFKLHKLKDAQTLLESAIAIPGVRPALVAACKLDLADVYLLNNQPWDATLLYSQVEKDNPNTALAQDAMLRNAKMAYYTGDFNWARRQLDILKAATTQLIANDALNLSLLITDNLNADSSGNALKIYARADLLIFAGQTEKALLTLDSIDKKYPGNALEADILMAKARIMIQQKNYPNAVVLLKNIAENHSYDLWADDAVFMLGDIYETKLNDAAIAKTYYQKIITDYPGSLWLNDARKRFRLLRGDKNDAS